The genome window GCCATATCGACCGATGAGACAGGTGATTTTTCCCATGCAACTCTCCATGCTACCGCATTCCCCCCTCGTGCTGGTGCTGGCCCTGGCTTGCGCCTTGCCCGGCATGGCGCTGGCCGCACCGGCCAGCGTGCCGGCCGGCCACGACAGCCTGGAACAGCGCATCAAGGCGTGCACGGCCTGCCATGCGCCGAAGGAACGCCACGACGCCTTCTTTCCCCGCATCGCCGGCAAGCCGGCCGGCTACCTGTACAACCAGCTGCTCAATTTCCGCGAGGGAAGGCGCCAGTATCCGATGATGAACTACATGGTCGAGCACTTGCCGGACGATTACCTGCGCGAAATCGCCGAGTATTTTGCGGCGCAACACCCTGCCCCGCCGCCGGGCCAGCCCAGCAACGCCGGCACGACAGCCCTGGCGCGCGGCAAACAGCTGGTGCTGCACGGCGACAGCGGGAAAAAGATTCCCGCCTGCATCGCCTGCCATGGCGAGAAGCTGGCCGGCGTGGCGCCCGCCATCCCCGGCTTGCTGGGCTTGCCACGCGACTACATCAACGCCCAGCTGGGCGCCTGGAAGAACGGCATCCGCCGCGCCCATGCGCCCGACTGCATGGCGCAAGTGGCGCAGCGCCTGTCGGATGCGGACGTGGGCGCCGTCTCGGCCTGGCTGGGCACGCAAGTGGCCAGCGCCGACGCGCGCCCCGCCAGCGGCATCACCCTGCCCCTGCCGCTGCACTGCGGCGGCGTGCCGGGTTCTGCCGCGCAGGTGGCGCCATGAAGAAATGGATGATCGCGGCCGGCCTGGTGCTGATCGCCGGCGGGAGCGCCAAGTTCCTGCTGTACCCGGACGACGACATCGGCCCGCCCGCCGTTGCCAGCACCCTGAGCCAGCAACAGCTGGTCGCGCGCGGCGCCTACCTGGCCAAGGCCGGCGATTGCATGGCCTGCCACACGACGCGCGGCGGCGTGCCCTACGCGGGCGGACGGGCCTTGCAGACGCCGTTCGGCAAGGTGCTCTCGCCCAACCTCACGGCCGACAGGGAAACGGGCATCGGCAGCTGGACGGCAGACGATTTCTGGCGCGCCATCCACAACGGCAAGTCGAAAGATGGCCGGCTGCTATATCCGGCCTTTCCGTACACCAGCTACACCAAGGTGCAGCGCGAGGACAGCGACGCTCTGTACGCGTATTTCCAGAGCGTGCCGCCGCACCGGCAAGCGAACGCGCCGCACGCGCTGCGCTTCCCCTACAACCAGCAGATCGCGCTGGCCGCCTGGCGCGCGCTGTATTTCAAGCCGGGCGTGTACCAGCCGCTCACCAGTAAAAGCATGGAGTGGAACCGCGGCGCCTACCTGGTGCAGGGCCTGGGCCACTGCAGCGCCTGCCATAGCAGCCGCACCACCCTGGGCGGCAGCGACGACGGCCTGTCCGGCGGCCTGATCCCCGTGCTGGGCTGGTATGCGCCCTCGCTGACGTCGGACGCGGAAGCGGGCCTGGGCGACTGGGACACGGCGCATATCGTGGAATTGCTGCAAACGGGCGTCTCGCCGCGCGCCACCGTCTTCGGTCCCATGGCCGAGGTGGTGCGACAAAGCTTGCAGCACATGGGCACCACCGACGTGCAGGCGATGGCCGTGTACCTGAAAAGCCTGCCCGCCCCCGCGCAGCCGTCGAAAAAGGCGCCGCGCGACACGTCGGAGCAAGCCCGGCAGCAACTGGCGCTGGGCGCGAAACTGTATGAGGCGCAATGCGCGAGCTGCCACCAGGCCGACGGCAAGGGCGTGCCGCCCGGCTACCCGCCGCTGGCCGGCAACCGCGCGCTGACGACGGACTCGGCCGTGAACGCCATCCGCCTCGTGCTCAACGGCGGCTTTGCGCCCGGCACCAGCGGCAACCCGCGCCCCTACGGCATGCCGCCGTTCGGCCCCGTCATGGATGATGCGGAAGTGGCGGCCGTGGTGACGTATCTGCGCGCGTCGTGGGGCAATGATGCGCCGGCGGTGTCGGCGCTGGAAGTAAACAAGTACCGCAGCGTGCCGCTGGAGTAGCAGACATGAAAAAGCCGGCTCGCGCCGGCTTTTTACTTGTCAGGCAACCGCTCTCAGCGGAACTTGCTCTTGTGCCCCGTTTTCAAGTCCAGCGCATAGCGCACGCCGTTGTCCGTCAGCATGACTTCATCGGGCGGCTCCTCGCCGGCCAGGGCGCCGTCGATCAGGGGCAAGCCTTCGCCCTTGCGCATCAGGTCATCGCAGCGCTCATACACGTTCGCACAGCCCGTGGAAGCCATCAGCGATTGCACGATGGCCACTTTCCACGCGTCGACGCCGCCGGCGTTGAATTCGCAGATCAGATAGCCTTGCACGCCGCCAAACAGCTGTACCACCAGGCCCGGCAAGCCCTCGTCTTCGCCCTTGATCAGGGTCAACAGCTGGTTCTCGCCCGCCTTCTTGATAGCCGGCAGCTTTTTCTCGATGGCGGCCTTGACGCGGCGCTTGATCAGCGCGTGGTCGACCGGTTCGTCTTCCTTGAAGCTCCAGATGCGCGCGCGGATCTGCGACTTCGAATTGTAGGCGGCGCGGGCGATGAATTGCTTCGACGAGCTTTGCACGATGGCCGTCGAGCCGGGCTTCATTTTTTCCTGCGGCTTGCCTTCGACTTTTTCAATCGCGGACGCGTAAATCCACGATTGGCCCAGCAAGCTCTTTTCCTTGCCCTGTTTGATGGTGATGATCAGCATGTAATTCCAGTAGTGTGAGCGGCGCGTACCGCTCGTCGTATGTCCAATACCGGCATGATACCTCATGCCATCCTGTCGCATCCTCCTGCATTCCATGCCGCTGCCGGCGCAGTCTGTCGCAGCGCGGTTCGCAGGCGCCACCGGCTGGCATACCATGCCTGCAGTCCAATTCAAAACAGGGAGCAAGAATGACACAGCCACTTTTCCACCCGCGCCACCGCCGCCACGCTGGTGCCGCCACCGCCCTGCTGCTGGCCGTCTGCGCCCTGGCCATCCCGGCCGCACCGGCGCTGGCGTCGCCGCTCGACTGGATCTCTGGCAACAGCATCCAGGGCAGCGGCAAGCTGCAAAAGCAGACGCGCGAAGTGGGCAGTTTCCATGCCGTGGCGCTGAACGTGCCGGGCACGGTCGAATTGCGCATTGGCAACACGGACAGCATCACCATCGAGGCCGACGACAATATCCTGCCGCTGATCGAGACGGTGGTGGAAAACGGCACCTTGCGCATTCGCCCCGCCAGGCGCAATACGTTTTTCCGCCAGAGCAACCTGACCATCGTCATCCAGGCGCGCCAGGTGGAACGCATCAGCGTGGGCGGCTC of Janthinobacterium sp. PAMC25594 contains these proteins:
- a CDS encoding c-type cytochrome, producing MLPHSPLVLVLALACALPGMALAAPASVPAGHDSLEQRIKACTACHAPKERHDAFFPRIAGKPAGYLYNQLLNFREGRRQYPMMNYMVEHLPDDYLREIAEYFAAQHPAPPPGQPSNAGTTALARGKQLVLHGDSGKKIPACIACHGEKLAGVAPAIPGLLGLPRDYINAQLGAWKNGIRRAHAPDCMAQVAQRLSDADVGAVSAWLGTQVASADARPASGITLPLPLHCGGVPGSAAQVAP
- a CDS encoding cytochrome c, which encodes MKKWMIAAGLVLIAGGSAKFLLYPDDDIGPPAVASTLSQQQLVARGAYLAKAGDCMACHTTRGGVPYAGGRALQTPFGKVLSPNLTADRETGIGSWTADDFWRAIHNGKSKDGRLLYPAFPYTSYTKVQREDSDALYAYFQSVPPHRQANAPHALRFPYNQQIALAAWRALYFKPGVYQPLTSKSMEWNRGAYLVQGLGHCSACHSSRTTLGGSDDGLSGGLIPVLGWYAPSLTSDAEAGLGDWDTAHIVELLQTGVSPRATVFGPMAEVVRQSLQHMGTTDVQAMAVYLKSLPAPAQPSKKAPRDTSEQARQQLALGAKLYEAQCASCHQADGKGVPPGYPPLAGNRALTTDSAVNAIRLVLNGGFAPGTSGNPRPYGMPPFGPVMDDAEVAAVVTYLRASWGNDAPAVSALEVNKYRSVPLE
- a CDS encoding SAM-dependent methyltransferase → MLIITIKQGKEKSLLGQSWIYASAIEKVEGKPQEKMKPGSTAIVQSSSKQFIARAAYNSKSQIRARIWSFKEDEPVDHALIKRRVKAAIEKKLPAIKKAGENQLLTLIKGEDEGLPGLVVQLFGGVQGYLICEFNAGGVDAWKVAIVQSLMASTGCANVYERCDDLMRKGEGLPLIDGALAGEEPPDEVMLTDNGVRYALDLKTGHKSKFR
- a CDS encoding head GIN domain-containing protein, which translates into the protein MTQPLFHPRHRRHAGAATALLLAVCALAIPAAPALASPLDWISGNSIQGSGKLQKQTREVGSFHAVALNVPGTVELRIGNTDSITIEADDNILPLIETVVENGTLRIRPARRNTFFRQSNLTIVIQARQVERISVGGSGSITATGLRAEKLRFDVGGSGSIDARDLDSRMTSISIGGSGNFKASGKTEQLTASVGGSGNIQAGRLAAREVQVSIGGSGEAQVWAKDDLSISIGGSGEVSYYGDPRISRSMQRSSSIKRLGAAPN